One window of Centropristis striata isolate RG_2023a ecotype Rhode Island chromosome 21, C.striata_1.0, whole genome shotgun sequence genomic DNA carries:
- the LOC131959126 gene encoding mitogen-activated protein kinase kinase kinase 14, which yields MQHGTAKHLVPTGRHALEEKACLSIVAQAEREDFQEFSPTNTQSPYSRAQLLRKHRSLIKDTAVLSDSEDEDLDDAAALPLHHLQRKQRRKPRRRGQEDGEAPPIIQGLWVQEIDWLKSASREMTSSASSAAEIIPPPPQFTDSASHPCSCADVCVTGSEDQDQDQDQDRPAETEDTSSSDSRGDSDSELDSESIYTHESESDSSCAAEDATQTRHGLGLEARMSNMTFDLMHVSGFTSCSPAEWESDSADCVGASDSSCSHSTVNTSHSAFGFHDISDVEAVLDGLRGGVTHIPKLCVSPFFRDLIKQTLNDWKTSTPVNEGLLFHHRLQPDSSKYQEGEEYRVLQHIQNGSYGDVFCVQDRRTGFTCAAKRIPLSHFSSEEVSTWSALNSPRVVELFGAVREGPNIVLFMDLKPACLAQLLKEMDSLPEDLALHYLHQTLGALEHLHHRKVLHLDVKVDNVLLSADCRDTFLCDFGLSETLDDNGVSSGAFRGAALPGTETHMAPEVAGGERLSVKADVWSSCCMLLHMLNGCPPWTRYYSPPLCLQIVTEPPPLWEVPSNCNNFTAKVFRAGLQKEPQRRATTKELRRKTTKALRAVGGLSPWSVKNACEKLQHSQSQTEVSPPPPAAPMAWVSPWRTTAGDEDHCDWRDGDSDQDQDSEVETDSVIREWEPKPLQDAADWSSGSDSEVDIYMAEEEQQQERWLRSDKDYEGDWEEEEEEQEEEEEQWDSSVSTEYLRALRGIFPLLQKGQQTTESCWGSEPELELLRDDVPVGTRMRTPSPEPRDDPPSCFSCSDSSQLDASENDSDRSSDDLSSGVFSSCNSQTEGRLEWLASANQPSGYCFEGVDIWIENVQGECLRIRERRQVKVGHVAIGISDQVSGKAFTLETLDRKTVSFEQEVREACLWLRCVPAPDRCQRWRWRVRDGKLELRE from the exons ATGCAGCACGGCACTGCCAAACACCTGGTCCCCACAGGGCGCCACGCCCTCGAGGAGAAGGCCTGCCTGTCCATCGTGGCCCAGGCAGAGA GAGAAGACTTCCAGGAGTTCAgccccacaaacacacagagtccTTACTCCAGAGCTCAGCTGCTCAGAAAGCACAG GTCTCTCATTAAAGACACAGCCGTCCTGAGCGACTCGGAGGACGAGGACTTGGACGATGCTGCAGCGCTGCCGCTGCACCACCTGCAGAGGAAACAGCGCCGGAAACCCAGGAGACGGGGCCAGGAGGACGGGGAGGCTCCGCCCATCATCCAGGGCCTCTGGGTGCAGGAGATCGATTGGCTGAAGTCAGCCAGCAGagagatgacatcatcagcatcatcagCAGCTGAAATCATCCCGCCGCCTCCGCAGTTCACTGACTCAGCCTCACACCCCTGCAGctgtgcagatgtgtgtgtcacagggtctgaggaccaggaccaggaccaggaccaggacagACCAGCAGAGACAGAGGACACATCCAGCTCCGACAGCAGAGGAGACTCGGACTCGGAGCTGGACTCTGAGTCCATTTACACTCATGAGAGTGAGTCAGACTCGTCCTGCGCTGCAGAGGACGCCACACAGACACGTCACGGTTTAGGACTTGAAGCCAGGATGTCAaatatgacctttgacctgatgCACGTGTCTGGTTTCACCTCCTGCTCTCCTGCTGAGTGGGAGTCAGACTCTGCAGACTGTGTGGGAGCTTCAGACTCGTCCTGCTCCCACAGCACTGTGAACACATCACACAGCGCCTTCGGTTTCCATGACATCAGTGATGTTGAGGCGGTTCTGGACGGCCTGAGAGGCGGAGTCACACACATACCAAAGCTCTGTGTTTCACCTTTCTTTAGAGATTTGATTAAACAGACTCTGAACGACTGGAAGACCAGCACGCCTGTCAACGAGGGACTCTTATTCCATCAT CGGCTGCAGCCCGACAGCTCTAAGTACCAGGAGGGAGAAGAGTACAGAGTCCTGCAGCATATCCAGAACGGCTCATACGGCGACGTGTTCTGTGTCCAGGACAGACGGACGGGGTTCACATGTGCTGCCAAGAGG ATTCCACTGAGTCACTTTAGCAGCGAGGAGGTGAGCACGTGGAGCGCTCTCAACTCTCCTCGTGTCGTCGAGCTGTTCGGGGCTGTGAGGGAGGGCCCAAACATCGTGCTCTTCATGGACCTGAAGCCAG CTTGTTTGGCTCAGCTTCTGAAGGAGATGGACTCGCTCCCAGAGGATTTGGCCCTGCACTACCTGCACCAGACACTGGGGGCACTAGAGCACCTGCACCACAGAAAGGTGCTTCACCTGGATGTTAAAG TTGACAATGTGCTGCTgtctgcagactgcagagacacATTCCTCTGTGACTTTGGCCTCTCAGAGACTCTTGATGACAATGGAGTGAGCAGCGGCGCGTTCAGGG gcgCGGCCCTCCCCGGCACAGAGACCCACATGGCGCCCGAGGTGGCGGGCGGCGAGCGTCTGAGTGTGAAGGCGGACGTGTGGAGCAGCTGCTGCATGCTGCTGCACATGCTCAACGGCTGCCCGCCCTGGACCCGCTACTACTCCCCCCCCCTCTGTCTGCAG ATCGTGACCGAGCCTCCGCCGCTGTGGGAGGTTCCCTCCAACTGCAACAACTTCACGGCCAAAGTGTTCAGAGCCGGCCTGCAAAAAGAGCCGCAGAGACGAGCCACGACCAAGGAGCTGAGGAGGAAAACCACCAAGGCCCTCAGAGCAG TTGGAGGTTTGAGTCCCTGGTCTGTGAAGAATGCCTGTGAGAAACTGCAGCACAGCCAGAGTCAGACTGAAGTCAGCCCACCTCCACCTGCAGCCCCCATGGCCTGGGTGAGCCCCTGGAGGACCACCGCGGGGGACGAGGACCACTGTGACTGGAGAGACGGGGACtcggaccaggaccaggactctGAGGTGGAGACGGACTCGGTAATCAGGGAGTGGGAGCCCAAACCTCTGCAGGACGCTGCAGACTGGAGCTCCGGCTCCGACTCAGAGGTGGATATCTACATGGCAGAGGAGGAACAACAGCAGGAGAGGTGGCTGAGGAGTGACAAGGACTATGAGGGggactgggaggaggaggaggaggagcaggaggaggaggaggagcagtgggACTCCTCCGTGTCTACAGAGTATCTCCGAGCTCTCAGAGGGATTTTCCCTCTGCTGCAGAAAGGCCAACAGACGACTGAGAGCTGTTGGGGATCAGAGCCGGAGCTGGAGCTCCTCCGAGACG ACGTCCCGGTGGGCACCAGGATGCGGACCCCGTCCCCCGAGCCTCGAGACGACCCTCCGTCCTGCTTCAGCTGCTCAGACTCGTCTCAGCTGGATGCCTCAGAGAAC GACTCTGACCGCTCCTCTGACGACCTGAGCTCTGGAGTCTTCTCCTCCTGCAACAGTCAGACGGAGGGACGGCTGGAGTGGCTCGCCTCCGCCAACCAGCCGTCCGGTTACTGCTTCGAAG gtgttGACATCTGGATCGAGAACGTGCAGGGAGAGTGTCTGAGGATCAGAGAGCGCCGGCAGGTCAAGGTCGGACACGTGGCCATCGGGATCAGTGACCAG